One region of Lebetimonas natsushimae genomic DNA includes:
- a CDS encoding phage antirepressor, giving the protein MNLQTFNGEFGAVRVTKDERGEIWFALVDVCRALDIKNPRQAKTRLKEKGVITTDTLTNGGIQKITFINEPNLYRLILQSRKKEAIKFQDWVTEEVLPAIRKTGMYATAETLQQMLADPRNAIKILEAYAQEQEKRKALEQKVNILTHTGKTYTATEIAKELGFKSAIELNKKLQEKGIQYKVNKSWVLSAKYADLGYTSLKQKILPNGAVIYDRHWTQKGREFLLELFSKDNSTKNLALPANNNQLTNSTQAG; this is encoded by the coding sequence ATGAACTTGCAAACTTTTAACGGGGAATTTGGAGCAGTTAGAGTAACAAAAGATGAAAGAGGCGAAATATGGTTTGCTTTAGTTGATGTATGCAGGGCTTTAGATATAAAAAATCCAAGGCAAGCTAAAACAAGGCTTAAAGAAAAGGGCGTCATTACTACTGACACCCTTACAAATGGCGGTATTCAAAAAATAACTTTTATTAATGAGCCAAATCTTTATAGACTAATTCTTCAAAGCAGAAAAAAAGAAGCAATTAAGTTTCAAGACTGGGTTACTGAGGAAGTATTACCAGCTATAAGAAAAACTGGTATGTATGCAACAGCAGAAACTCTGCAGCAAATGTTAGCAGACCCGAGAAACGCTATTAAGATTTTAGAAGCATACGCACAGGAGCAGGAAAAAAGAAAAGCATTAGAGCAAAAAGTAAATATATTAACCCATACAGGAAAAACCTACACAGCTACAGAAATAGCAAAAGAGCTTGGCTTTAAAAGTGCAATTGAATTAAATAAAAAGCTACAGGAAAAAGGCATTCAATATAAAGTTAATAAAAGCTGGGTATTAAGTGCGAAATATGCAGACTTAGGCTATACCAGCCTTAAACAAAAAATACTGCCTAATGGAGCGGTAATATATGATAGACACTGGACGCAAAAAGGCAGAGAATTTTTATTGGAACTGTTCTCTAAAGATAATTCTACCAAAAATTTAGCCTTACCAGCAAACAATAACCAGCTTACAAACTCAACACAGGCAGGATAA
- a CDS encoding STAS-like domain-containing protein — MERIVLKDFLGCNELGSRHKGRLIREKIKPILDKKEKVILDFEDIELATQAFLDEIFGIFVRAFGTNYIKDKLLIENVSPEIKKTINLIIAYSKKRNINFFYP; from the coding sequence ATGGAGAGAATAGTATTAAAAGACTTTTTAGGCTGCAATGAATTAGGAAGCAGACATAAAGGCAGATTAATAAGAGAAAAAATTAAACCCATCTTAGATAAAAAAGAAAAAGTTATTTTAGATTTTGAAGACATTGAATTAGCTACTCAAGCTTTTTTAGATGAAATATTTGGTATTTTTGTAAGGGCATTTGGAACTAATTACATTAAAGATAAATTATTAATAGAAAATGTCTCTCCTGAAATCAAAAAAACTATAAACCTTATTATTGCTTATTCTAAAAAAAGAAATATTAATTTTTTTTATCCATAA
- a CDS encoding ImmA/IrrE family metallo-endopeptidase, with translation METFYVDPKEIAKNYGIDVEPIKPKVNMNGGILADIEFIPDDLCGYIEKDKNNKITIYYNPDHHENRQRFTIAHELAHFLLGHLDESQKEYRDYKDNFKTDTYNPKEVAANRLAAKILMPEDKLHFLIYKKGITSIKELARIMKVSEVAMKYRLQNLGWISK, from the coding sequence ATGGAAACATTTTATGTTGACCCAAAAGAAATAGCAAAAAACTATGGAATTGATGTTGAGCCTATTAAACCTAAAGTTAATATGAATGGTGGAATATTAGCAGATATTGAATTTATTCCTGATGATTTATGTGGCTATATTGAAAAGGATAAAAATAATAAAATTACTATTTATTATAACCCAGACCATCACGAAAATAGACAGAGATTTACCATAGCTCACGAATTAGCTCATTTCTTATTGGGTCATTTAGATGAAAGTCAAAAAGAATATAGGGATTATAAAGACAACTTTAAAACTGATACTTATAATCCAAAAGAGGTAGCGGCTAATAGATTGGCTGCTAAAATACTAATGCCTGAGGATAAACTTCATTTTCTAATTTATAAAAAAGGTATTACTTCAATTAAAGAATTAGCAAGAATTATGAAAGTTTCCGAAGTTGCTATGAAATATAGACTTCAAAATTTAGGGTGGATAAGTAAATGA
- a CDS encoding type II toxin-antitoxin system RelB/DinJ family antitoxin — translation MKTQTSIRIEKEYFQQAKEILKNLGLSYSEAVNIFTAMIVKHKGLPFEVKIPNETTQKAIKEARAGKNVENISLDELKRMNNANS, via the coding sequence ATGAAAACTCAAACAAGTATCAGAATTGAAAAAGAGTATTTTCAACAAGCAAAAGAAATACTTAAAAATCTTGGCTTAAGTTATTCAGAAGCTGTCAATATTTTCACTGCAATGATTGTAAAACATAAAGGACTGCCTTTTGAAGTTAAAATTCCAAACGAAACTACACAAAAAGCCATTAAAGAAGCAAGAGCAGGTAAAAATGTAGAAAATATCAGCTTAGATGAGCTTAAGAGAATGAATAATGCTAACTCTTAA
- a CDS encoding helix-turn-helix domain-containing protein codes for MNKTELLSQLSEAELQSLMAAALRDMVKKEWLTPDELEKEYGISINAQNRMRMERRIPYSKIGKYVRYKRTDIERWLEEHKIETAAGL; via the coding sequence ATGAACAAAACAGAGCTACTCAGCCAATTAAGTGAAGCAGAGTTACAAAGTCTTATGGCTGCAGCATTAAGGGATATGGTTAAAAAAGAATGGCTAACACCTGACGAACTGGAAAAAGAATACGGCATCAGCATAAATGCACAAAATCGTATGAGAATGGAAAGACGCATACCTTACAGCAAGATAGGCAAATATGTGAGATACAAAAGGACAGATATAGAGAGATGGTTAGAAGAGCATAAAATAGAGACAGCAGCAGGGCTATAA
- a CDS encoding type II toxin-antitoxin system YafQ family toxin, producing MLTLKRHKQFIKDFNKIKITDTQFQKFINYISLLLNNKELPAEARDHFLTGEWSDTREFHVGGDLLVIYIKTDKDLILIRIGTHSQLFK from the coding sequence ATGCTAACTCTTAAGAGACACAAGCAGTTTATAAAAGATTTTAATAAAATCAAAATAACAGATACTCAATTTCAAAAATTTATAAATTATATATCCCTGCTGCTAAATAATAAGGAACTACCGGCAGAAGCAAGAGACCATTTTTTAACTGGTGAATGGAGTGATACAAGAGAGTTTCATGTAGGTGGTGATTTATTGGTTATTTATATCAAAACAGATAAAGACTTAATACTTATCAGAATTGGAACTCACTCTCAGCTTTTCAAATAA
- a CDS encoding helix-turn-helix domain-containing protein — protein sequence MKKNEFLKNIRKKYNMSQKKFAEYLDISKSLIEKVEMGKIPATSENKYVKAVCALEGLDNEIFKYDEITKDILEEYELIEFSKKFRKFLYFYYGDFWNEKINKDIYEKLKNTIKELFTIKNKETDQIPNCSYETESFIEEILQLIKKRKKFEVIDKKLIGVLIDDCEYYFPIIGKILLLIMLKKSYSIYFVISDFLIKEELQSFFNCNNCINFAVFTQNKELNINSLDFTSLRKEIQELEKKGIAFTIENIKKFKQIVSLKTIKPLTMEMNKVSIKQIVNNVINDLSIDPKDQKILELLHYAPPAFKDKIIEKLEKFRDEVEGF from the coding sequence ATGAAAAAAAATGAATTTTTAAAAAATATTAGAAAAAAATATAATATGAGCCAAAAAAAGTTTGCTGAATATTTAGATATAAGCAAATCGTTAATAGAAAAAGTTGAAATGGGTAAAATACCAGCTACTTCAGAAAATAAATATGTAAAAGCTGTATGTGCTTTAGAAGGCTTAGATAATGAAATTTTTAAATATGATGAAATAACTAAAGATATATTAGAAGAGTATGAATTAATAGAATTTTCAAAAAAATTTAGAAAATTTCTATATTTTTATTATGGAGATTTTTGGAATGAAAAAATTAATAAAGATATATATGAAAAATTAAAAAATACAATAAAAGAATTATTTACTATAAAAAATAAAGAAACAGACCAAATTCCTAATTGTAGTTATGAAACTGAATCTTTTATTGAAGAAATATTGCAATTAATAAAAAAAAGAAAGAAATTTGAAGTTATAGATAAAAAATTAATAGGGGTTTTAATAGATGATTGTGAGTACTATTTTCCTATTATAGGTAAAATTCTTTTGTTAATAATGTTGAAAAAATCTTATAGCATTTATTTTGTTATTTCCGACTTTTTAATAAAAGAAGAATTACAAAGTTTTTTTAATTGTAATAATTGTATAAATTTTGCTGTTTTTACACAAAATAAAGAATTAAATATTAATAGTTTAGATTTTACGAGTTTAAGAAAAGAAATTCAAGAATTAGAGAAAAAAGGAATTGCATTTACGATCGAAAATATAAAAAAGTTTAAACAAATTGTATCTTTGAAAACAATTAAACCTTTAACAATGGAGATGAATAAAGTAAGTATAAAACAAATAGTGAATAATGTAATAAATGATTTATCTATTGACCCAAAAGACCAAAAAATCCTTGAATTACTCCACTATGCCCCGCCTGCATTTAAGGATAAGATTATAGAGAAGTTAGAGAAATTCAGAGATGAGGTGGAAGGGTTTTAA